The following proteins come from a genomic window of Sesamum indicum cultivar Zhongzhi No. 13 linkage group LG10, S_indicum_v1.0, whole genome shotgun sequence:
- the LOC105171887 gene encoding PLASMODESMATA CALLOSE-BINDING PROTEIN 3, with amino-acid sequence MAAAAAAGALFKVAALLFLLCTAAAFSAAGIAAATWCVARSDASDQALQTALDYACGAGADCAPIQSSGLCYLPNTLQAHASYAFNSYYQRKGNAPGSCSFAGTAAIARTDPSYGSCVYPSSPSTAGGVVPPGGTAGGTTIPGTTPTIIGPPPPPGTTTPLYGGGGGSNPGMGPVIPDSPRSTASTDMSIKTIFYHATFLVVLSFIFQTM; translated from the exons ATGGCGGCGGCAGCAGCAGCCGGAGCTTTGTTCAAAGTGGCGGCCCTGCTATTCTTGCTTTGCACCGCCGCAGCCTTCTCTGCCGCGGGGATAGCGGCAGCCACCTGGTGTGTGGCCAGGAGCGACGCGAGTGACCAAGCTCTGCAGACAGCTTTGGACTATGCATGCGGCGCTGGCGCGGATTGCGCGCCGATCCAGTCTTCTGGGCTTTGCTATCTGCCCAACACTTTGCAAGCCCACGCCTCGTATGCCTTCAACAGTTACTATCAGCGCAAGGGGAATGCCCCTGGCTCATGTTCTTTTGCTGGCACTGCCGCCATTGCCAGAACTGACCCAA GCTATGGATCTTGTGTTTATCCATCATCCCCAAG CACGGCAGGAGGGGTGGTTCCACCAGGAGGCACAGCCGGAGGTACAACAATTCCAGGTACAACACCGACTATAATAGGACCTCCGCCACCACCAGGAACCACCACGCCATTGTATGGCGGTGGAGGAGGATCAAATCCGGGAATGGGACCCGTAATCCCCGACTCCCCCAGGTCTACCGCTTCGACTGACATGTCAATAAAAACAATCTTTTATCATGCGACTTTCTTGGTCGTTCTCTCGTTTATCTTCCAAACCATGTAG